Proteins encoded together in one Corallococcus soli window:
- the queD gene encoding 6-carboxytetrahydropterin synthase QueD: MKKTQLITEISKEYTFEAAHRLPHVPQGHKCSRVHGHSYRIEITLQGPLHPQLGWIVDFAEMNAAWQPLHAQLDHRLLNDVPGLENPTSELLAAWVFEQLQVPEGTRIARVRVAETCTSSCTVFPKED, encoded by the coding sequence TTGAAGAAGACCCAGCTCATCACCGAAATCTCGAAGGAATACACCTTCGAGGCCGCGCACCGCCTGCCCCACGTCCCCCAGGGGCACAAGTGCTCCCGCGTGCACGGCCACAGCTACCGCATTGAAATCACCCTCCAGGGCCCGCTGCACCCGCAGCTCGGGTGGATCGTCGACTTCGCGGAGATGAACGCCGCCTGGCAGCCGCTCCACGCCCAGTTGGATCACCGGCTGCTCAACGACGTGCCCGGGCTGGAGAACCCCACGAGCGAGCTGCTGGCCGCGTGGGTCTTCGAGCAGCTCCAGGTCCCCGAGGGCACGCGCATCGCTCGCGTCCGCGTCGCGGAGACCTGCACGTCCTCGTGCACGGTCTTCCCCAAGGAGGACTGA
- a CDS encoding SBBP repeat-containing protein — MKASSAVRSTLLASALVLSSLPGCQGADTPDGPQEALQSTSQALTCAIAVPAMTGPSTPAGAVTRSGVYSAAYEAWQAFDANSASLWISAVNQTPAWIAYQVPTGTAAIHRYALAFANGPSLVTRAPKNWTFQGWNGSSWVALDTRTNQTNWGGFERREFALAAPASYSQYRLFVTDDNDTRAGVVVISLNRLELISCVSDPITNPVAALWTRTSGAVGTPVRVHDLVGDPAGRSYITGFTTGGLDGEPLIGGMDAFLHARDWNGNRIWSHQLGAPGSVALGYGIATNRTWEEIYVGGFTDGSMDGTPKVGARDAFVTKYRYTGVRQWTRQQGASGATTEGYDVAVDTADNAFLVGTATAGLDGNAQTGPKDVFVTKYDAAGTKQWTRQMGAAGQNTMGRRAATDAAGNVYVSGWTYGGLDGNPLMGAQDLFVIKYNAAGTKQWTRQFGAAGNNAWLYGAATDAAGNLYLTGQSGGGLDGNPNPTTGGDAYLIKYDPSGNRLWTREFSSAHGIWASGIFIDDTGIYVSGGSPGDVGNLANTTLGKAHNYVAKFDTAGNRLWVVQQNPAVTAAGALAPVYSNGVNRDFNNRLYLGGYVEGNFDGNVLVGQYDAFVTKLAAP, encoded by the coding sequence GTGAAAGCCTCTTCCGCCGTCCGCAGCACCCTCCTGGCGAGCGCGCTCGTCCTCTCGTCCCTGCCCGGCTGCCAGGGCGCGGACACCCCCGACGGGCCGCAAGAGGCGCTCCAGAGCACCTCCCAGGCCCTCACCTGCGCCATCGCGGTCCCGGCCATGACGGGCCCCTCGACCCCGGCGGGCGCCGTGACCCGCTCGGGGGTCTACAGCGCCGCCTATGAGGCCTGGCAGGCGTTCGACGCGAACAGCGCTTCGCTGTGGATCTCCGCGGTGAACCAGACGCCCGCCTGGATTGCCTATCAGGTGCCCACCGGCACCGCCGCCATCCACCGCTATGCCCTCGCCTTCGCCAACGGCCCCAGCCTCGTCACCCGCGCGCCGAAGAACTGGACGTTCCAGGGCTGGAATGGCTCCTCCTGGGTGGCGCTCGACACGCGCACGAACCAGACGAACTGGGGCGGCTTCGAACGGCGTGAGTTCGCGCTGGCCGCGCCCGCGTCCTACAGCCAGTACCGCCTGTTCGTGACGGACGACAACGACACCCGGGCGGGCGTGGTCGTCATCTCCCTCAACCGGCTGGAGTTGATCTCCTGCGTGAGCGACCCCATCACCAACCCCGTCGCGGCCCTCTGGACGCGCACCTCCGGGGCGGTGGGGACGCCCGTGCGCGTGCATGACCTCGTGGGAGACCCGGCCGGGCGTTCCTACATCACGGGCTTCACGACGGGCGGACTGGACGGCGAACCCCTGATTGGCGGAATGGATGCCTTCCTCCACGCGCGTGACTGGAATGGCAACCGCATCTGGTCGCACCAGCTGGGCGCGCCGGGCAGCGTCGCGCTGGGCTACGGCATCGCGACGAACCGGACCTGGGAGGAGATCTACGTGGGCGGCTTCACGGACGGGTCCATGGACGGCACACCCAAGGTCGGCGCCCGGGATGCCTTCGTGACGAAGTACCGCTACACCGGGGTCCGGCAGTGGACCCGGCAACAAGGCGCGTCGGGGGCCACCACGGAAGGCTACGACGTCGCGGTCGACACCGCGGACAATGCCTTCCTCGTGGGCACGGCGACGGCCGGCCTGGATGGAAACGCGCAGACCGGCCCCAAGGACGTCTTCGTGACGAAGTACGACGCCGCGGGCACGAAGCAGTGGACCCGGCAGATGGGCGCGGCCGGACAGAACACGATGGGACGGCGGGCGGCCACCGACGCGGCCGGCAATGTCTATGTCTCCGGCTGGACCTACGGGGGGCTGGACGGCAACCCGCTGATGGGCGCGCAGGACCTCTTCGTCATCAAATACAACGCTGCGGGCACGAAGCAGTGGACCCGGCAGTTCGGCGCGGCGGGCAACAATGCGTGGCTGTATGGCGCGGCGACGGATGCGGCGGGCAATCTCTACCTGACGGGCCAGAGCGGCGGTGGCCTGGATGGGAACCCGAACCCCACCACGGGCGGGGATGCCTACCTCATCAAGTACGACCCTTCCGGCAACCGGCTGTGGACGCGGGAGTTCAGCTCGGCGCACGGCATCTGGGCCTCGGGCATCTTCATCGACGACACGGGCATCTACGTGAGCGGTGGCTCCCCGGGGGACGTGGGCAACCTCGCCAACACCACGCTCGGCAAGGCGCACAACTACGTCGCGAAGTTCGACACGGCGGGCAACCGGCTGTGGGTCGTCCAGCAGAACCCCGCGGTGACGGCGGCGGGAGCCCTGGCCCCGGTCTACAGCAACGGCGTGAACCGCGATTTCAACAACAGGCTCTACCTGGGCGGCTACGTGGAGGGGAACTTCGACGGCAACGTGCTCGTGGGACAGTACGATGCGTTCGTGACGAAGCTCGCGGCGCCCTGA
- a CDS encoding PA14 domain-containing protein, whose translation MRSPLLPCTLLLATLLACGPVPDATSDAAVSREQGLTSANGLVTLEAVGTGRPYTFATAQVGTQLYIDRTYTLTGLSPRLQGGVLLQAANDDKLYAGASQVRLGLNSAATVYVAMDRRNTVLPAWLADGTWALTDEVLATNDPSATTSASSTPMKVYVKSLPAGTLTLGGGMASPAQGTNAQYVVILKFISSEPGVAARFFPNIRMQGVPVLRHLSTVSLDAGTGAPVPGIPADFFGVRVEGFVTPAFTQTYTFRTASSGGVRLWVNGRLLVDDWFENAAVVQRSGAIPLAADIPASVVLEFFDAEALASVLLQWQSASQPWQTVPVSRLETSALPLPRPLGAHCTASAQCRSGTCSVFPVGNVTIWNEGDAVCTPEVPEGEPGVKAEYFTSEFLYNRAVVRRENFVATYWGATAPASGVPADRWSARWSATLTAPTTGTYTLRTSTEDGVRLWLDGALLVDNWMEAEGGQTHDVAVSLTANSAHDLVMEFFEGYGNAHAQLSWTGPGIPWQTVTTALTTPPHFTCRPLGSQCRSNEDCCGAFCSVSAVGNVTIWNEGATVCSPR comes from the coding sequence ATGCGCAGTCCCCTTCTTCCGTGCACCCTCCTGCTCGCCACGCTGCTGGCGTGCGGACCGGTGCCTGATGCCACCTCCGATGCCGCCGTGAGCCGTGAGCAGGGCCTCACCTCCGCCAATGGCCTGGTCACCCTGGAGGCCGTGGGCACCGGCCGGCCCTACACGTTCGCCACCGCGCAGGTGGGCACCCAGCTCTACATCGACCGGACGTACACGCTCACCGGCCTGTCCCCGCGGCTCCAGGGCGGGGTGCTGCTCCAGGCGGCCAACGACGACAAGCTCTACGCGGGGGCGTCGCAGGTCCGGCTGGGATTGAACTCCGCCGCCACCGTCTACGTGGCCATGGACCGGCGCAACACGGTGCTGCCCGCGTGGCTCGCGGATGGCACCTGGGCGCTCACGGACGAGGTGCTGGCCACCAATGATCCGTCCGCGACCACGTCCGCCTCCTCCACGCCGATGAAGGTGTACGTGAAGTCCCTGCCCGCCGGGACGCTGACCCTGGGCGGCGGCATGGCTTCCCCGGCGCAGGGCACCAACGCGCAGTACGTCGTCATCCTGAAGTTCATCAGCAGCGAGCCGGGCGTGGCGGCGCGCTTCTTCCCCAACATCCGGATGCAGGGCGTGCCGGTGCTGCGCCACCTGTCCACCGTGTCCCTGGATGCCGGGACGGGCGCGCCTGTCCCCGGCATCCCGGCGGACTTCTTCGGCGTGCGCGTCGAAGGCTTCGTCACGCCCGCGTTCACGCAGACGTACACCTTCCGCACCGCCTCCAGCGGGGGCGTGCGCCTGTGGGTGAACGGCCGGCTGCTGGTGGATGACTGGTTCGAGAACGCCGCCGTCGTCCAGCGCTCCGGCGCCATCCCGCTCGCGGCGGACATCCCCGCCAGCGTGGTGCTGGAGTTCTTCGACGCGGAGGCCCTGGCCTCCGTGCTGCTCCAGTGGCAGAGCGCCAGCCAGCCGTGGCAGACCGTCCCCGTGTCGCGCCTGGAGACTTCAGCGCTGCCCCTGCCCCGGCCGCTGGGCGCCCACTGCACGGCGAGCGCGCAGTGCCGCTCCGGGACGTGCAGCGTGTTCCCGGTGGGCAACGTCACCATCTGGAATGAAGGCGACGCGGTCTGCACGCCGGAGGTTCCGGAAGGCGAGCCCGGCGTGAAGGCCGAGTACTTCACCTCCGAGTTCCTCTACAACCGCGCCGTCGTGCGGCGGGAGAACTTCGTGGCGACGTACTGGGGGGCCACGGCGCCCGCGTCCGGGGTGCCCGCGGATCGCTGGTCCGCGCGCTGGTCCGCCACGCTGACGGCGCCGACCACCGGCACGTACACGCTGCGCACCTCCACGGAGGACGGTGTGCGCCTGTGGCTGGACGGCGCGCTGCTCGTGGACAACTGGATGGAGGCGGAGGGCGGACAGACGCACGACGTCGCCGTGTCCCTGACCGCCAACAGCGCGCATGACCTGGTGATGGAGTTCTTCGAAGGCTACGGCAACGCCCACGCGCAGCTGTCGTGGACCGGCCCGGGCATCCCCTGGCAGACCGTCACCACGGCGCTGACCACGCCGCCGCACTTCACCTGCCGCCCCCTGGGCTCGCAGTGCCGCTCCAACGAGGACTGCTGCGGTGCCTTCTGCTCCGTGTCCGCGGTGGGCAACGTGACCATCTGGAACGAAGGCGCCACGGTGTGCAGCCCCCGGTGA
- a CDS encoding 6-pyruvoyl trahydropterin synthase family protein, which produces MARTTTIELHKEEMKFSAGHFTIFSATHRENLHGHNFSVYVALTGEVSEDGLLADYGPLKQAVIARCKAWNETFFLPDRSRHLRLERDAQGNYKAHFNGEELHFLARDVTVLPAANVTLEELARVFGEGLVGDGAAMARDRITHLLVKCASGPGQWATWEWGQHG; this is translated from the coding sequence ATGGCGCGCACAACGACCATCGAGCTGCACAAAGAAGAGATGAAGTTCTCCGCGGGGCACTTCACCATCTTCTCCGCCACGCACCGCGAGAACCTGCACGGGCACAACTTCTCCGTCTATGTCGCGTTGACGGGCGAGGTGTCCGAGGACGGCCTGCTCGCGGACTACGGCCCGCTGAAGCAGGCCGTCATCGCGCGGTGCAAGGCGTGGAACGAGACCTTCTTCCTGCCCGACCGCTCACGGCACCTGCGCCTGGAGAGGGACGCGCAGGGCAACTACAAGGCGCACTTCAACGGCGAGGAGCTGCACTTCCTCGCGCGCGACGTGACGGTGCTGCCCGCGGCCAACGTGACGCTGGAGGAGCTGGCGCGCGTCTTCGGCGAGGGGCTGGTGGGGGACGGCGCCGCGATGGCGCGCGACCGCATCACGCACCTGCTGGTGAAATGCGCTTCAGGCCCCGGACAGTGGGCCACCTGGGAGTGGGGACAGCATGGCTGA
- a CDS encoding LytR/AlgR family response regulator transcription factor produces the protein MVETHRREGWRVLVVDDEPLARDSVRHLLAQAPDVTDVHACHGGREAVDHILRERPDLVFLDVQMPELDGFDVLREVGVERMPPVVFVTAFDRYAVRAFEANALDYLLKPFSDQRFREALERARRQRAQGRDRDLLKQLSSLLEHHRSPPPEPARPPSSGGPVERIAVKTGGKVLLIPVEELDWCEAEGNYVVLHAGTRRPMLRETLGQVEQWLDPRRFVRVHRSVLVNVERIRELEPDVDKGWVVVLRDGTRLRLSPGRKAAVEALLRQSF, from the coding sequence GTGGTTGAGACACACCGACGGGAGGGCTGGCGCGTCCTGGTCGTGGACGACGAGCCCCTGGCCCGCGACAGCGTGAGGCACCTGCTGGCCCAGGCGCCCGACGTCACCGACGTGCACGCCTGCCACGGAGGCCGCGAGGCCGTGGACCACATCCTGCGCGAACGGCCGGACCTGGTCTTCCTGGACGTGCAGATGCCGGAGCTGGACGGCTTCGACGTCCTGCGCGAGGTGGGCGTGGAGCGCATGCCCCCGGTCGTCTTCGTCACGGCGTTCGACCGGTACGCGGTGCGCGCCTTCGAGGCGAACGCGCTGGACTACCTGCTCAAGCCCTTCAGCGACCAGCGCTTCCGGGAGGCCCTGGAGCGCGCACGCCGCCAGCGGGCCCAGGGCCGGGACCGGGACCTGCTGAAGCAATTGTCGTCCCTGCTGGAACACCACCGGAGCCCGCCCCCCGAACCCGCGCGGCCCCCCTCCAGCGGCGGCCCGGTGGAGCGCATCGCGGTGAAGACGGGCGGCAAGGTGCTGTTGATCCCCGTCGAGGAGCTGGACTGGTGCGAGGCGGAGGGCAACTACGTGGTGCTGCACGCGGGCACCCGCAGGCCCATGCTCCGGGAGACGCTGGGCCAGGTGGAGCAGTGGTTGGATCCACGCCGCTTCGTGCGCGTCCACCGCTCCGTGCTGGTCAACGTGGAGCGCATCCGTGAGCTGGAGCCCGACGTGGACAAGGGCTGGGTGGTGGTCCTCCGCGACGGGACGCGGCTGCGACTGAGCCCCGGCCGCAAGGCCGCGGTGGAGGCCCTGCTGCGACAGTCGTTCTGA
- a CDS encoding NADP-dependent glyceraldehyde-3-phosphate dehydrogenase produces MTKPVARGMKVPEGGMDRATSPWMRLARFAREVVPVTGGLVKKAPMTTALDDLFPTDAQIPPGVRLPASLEQREYLVGGELRTWAGELNPVLSPVFLRTPEGLQQKVIGATPLLTSRESLDALAAAVKAYDLGRGVWPRLKVAQRIEHVERFLVAMRAQRTAVVNLLMWEIGKTQPDSEKEFDRTVDLIVETIRALKELDHTSSRFVQEQGIMAQIRRGPVGVALCMGPYNYPLNETFSTLFPALLMGNTVVFKPAKFGVLLVRPLLEAFRDCFPPGVINVIYGRGRETVGALMESGQVDLFAFIGTHKGASELKRMHPRPHRLKAVLGLDAKNPAIILEDADLDNAVKECLTGTLSFNGQRCTALKLLVVHRSIVDAFLAKFTAAVDTLKPGMPWDPGVAVTPLPEPGKAAFLQGLVDDAVSKGARVVNATGGRSSRSFYAPTVVYPVTGGMRLASEEQFGPVVPVMVFDDDAEAVRLVVESHFGQQLSLLGKDSARIGRFIDAFSNQVGRINLNCQCQRGPDTFPFNGRKDSAEGTLSVADALRVFSIRTLVATKTTPANTTLVQSILTRRESDFLTTDFLF; encoded by the coding sequence GTGACGAAGCCCGTGGCGCGAGGGATGAAGGTGCCGGAGGGCGGGATGGACCGGGCGACGTCGCCCTGGATGCGCCTGGCCCGGTTCGCGCGGGAAGTCGTGCCGGTGACAGGGGGCCTGGTTAAAAAGGCGCCCATGACGACGGCACTCGACGACCTGTTCCCCACCGACGCGCAGATTCCTCCAGGTGTGCGGCTCCCCGCCTCCCTGGAGCAGCGCGAGTACCTGGTGGGAGGCGAGCTGCGCACCTGGGCGGGTGAGCTCAACCCCGTGCTGAGCCCGGTGTTCCTCCGGACGCCGGAGGGGCTCCAGCAGAAGGTGATTGGCGCGACGCCGCTGCTCACCTCGCGCGAGTCCCTGGACGCGCTCGCGGCGGCGGTGAAGGCCTATGACCTGGGCCGCGGCGTGTGGCCCCGGCTCAAGGTGGCCCAGCGCATCGAGCACGTGGAGCGCTTCCTCGTCGCGATGCGCGCCCAGCGCACGGCGGTCGTGAACCTGCTGATGTGGGAGATTGGCAAGACGCAGCCGGACTCGGAGAAGGAGTTCGACCGCACCGTCGACCTCATCGTCGAGACCATCCGCGCGCTGAAGGAGCTGGACCACACCTCGTCCCGCTTCGTGCAGGAGCAGGGCATCATGGCGCAGATCCGCCGGGGGCCGGTGGGCGTGGCGCTGTGCATGGGGCCGTACAACTACCCCCTCAACGAGACCTTCAGCACGCTGTTCCCCGCGCTCCTGATGGGCAACACGGTGGTGTTCAAGCCGGCGAAGTTCGGCGTGCTGCTGGTGCGCCCGCTGCTGGAGGCGTTCCGCGACTGCTTCCCGCCCGGCGTCATCAACGTCATCTACGGCCGGGGCCGGGAGACGGTGGGCGCGCTGATGGAGAGCGGACAGGTGGACCTGTTCGCCTTCATCGGCACCCACAAGGGCGCCAGCGAGCTGAAGCGCATGCACCCCCGCCCCCACCGGCTGAAGGCGGTGCTGGGCCTGGACGCGAAGAACCCGGCCATCATCCTGGAGGACGCGGACCTGGATAACGCCGTGAAGGAGTGCCTCACCGGCACGCTGTCCTTCAATGGCCAGCGGTGCACGGCGCTCAAGCTGCTGGTGGTGCACCGGAGCATCGTGGACGCGTTCCTCGCGAAGTTCACGGCCGCGGTGGACACGCTCAAGCCCGGCATGCCCTGGGACCCGGGCGTCGCCGTCACGCCGCTGCCGGAGCCGGGCAAGGCGGCCTTCCTCCAGGGGCTGGTGGACGACGCCGTGTCCAAGGGCGCTCGCGTGGTGAACGCGACGGGCGGCCGGTCCTCGCGGTCGTTCTACGCCCCCACGGTGGTGTACCCGGTGACGGGAGGGATGCGGCTGGCCAGCGAGGAGCAGTTCGGCCCGGTGGTCCCGGTGATGGTGTTCGACGACGACGCGGAGGCGGTCCGCCTGGTGGTGGAGTCGCACTTCGGCCAGCAGCTCAGCCTGCTCGGGAAGGACTCGGCGCGCATCGGGCGGTTCATCGACGCGTTCTCCAACCAGGTGGGCCGCATCAACCTCAACTGCCAGTGCCAGCGCGGGCCGGACACCTTCCCCTTCAATGGCCGCAAGGACTCCGCGGAGGGCACGCTGTCGGTCGCGGACGCCCTGCGGGTGTTCTCCATCCGCACCCTGGTGGCCACGAAGACGACGCCGGCCAACACCACCCTGGTCCAATCCATCCTGACCCGGCGCGAGTCGGACTTCCTGACCACCGACTTCCTCTTCTAG
- a CDS encoding sensor histidine kinase — MTQGEALEWAGPSAMRRVWLLGMGAGLLGAVPHALRAYAEDPRDLLLKLALALLPYSVWALLGPLVLAVFQRIPPERPRRVRHLGLLLVAGAGFVQVHVLLLAPVLSALQQWSARGVSFTEGLWRLLLERGATGYFEYLLLLAAWLALRSTRRLRERELAESRLAAQLAEARLQALRAQLDPHFLFNTLNAVAGLVRQQRNPEAVEALAELGHLLRASLEGRGDHEVLLEDELELVRRFLGIEQLRFGGHLEVHLSPGPDTLKARVPALILQPLVENAIKHGIARKTARGQLQVSTARQGNRLLLEVRDDGPGLRAGGAGGTGIGVANTRARIRQLYGEPYGLTLEDLPGGGVLAKVELPFVETKTDMVRGTRG, encoded by the coding sequence ATGACGCAGGGGGAAGCGCTGGAGTGGGCAGGGCCGTCCGCGATGCGGCGGGTCTGGCTGCTGGGCATGGGCGCGGGCCTCCTGGGCGCGGTGCCCCACGCCCTGCGCGCCTACGCCGAGGACCCCCGCGACCTCCTCCTCAAGCTCGCCCTCGCGCTGCTGCCCTACAGCGTGTGGGCCCTGCTCGGGCCGCTGGTGCTGGCCGTCTTCCAGCGCATTCCCCCCGAACGGCCCCGGCGCGTCCGGCACCTGGGCCTGCTGCTGGTGGCGGGAGCGGGCTTCGTCCAGGTGCACGTGCTGCTGCTCGCGCCCGTCCTGTCCGCGCTCCAACAATGGAGCGCGCGCGGGGTGTCCTTCACGGAGGGCCTGTGGCGCCTGCTGCTCGAACGCGGCGCGACGGGCTACTTCGAATACCTGCTCCTGCTCGCCGCGTGGCTGGCCCTGCGCTCGACGCGGCGCCTGCGTGAGCGGGAGCTGGCGGAGTCACGCCTCGCGGCGCAGCTCGCGGAGGCCCGGCTCCAGGCGCTGCGGGCCCAGTTGGACCCGCACTTCCTCTTCAACACCCTCAACGCCGTGGCCGGGCTGGTGCGCCAGCAGCGCAATCCGGAGGCGGTGGAGGCGCTCGCGGAGCTGGGACATCTGCTGCGCGCGAGCCTGGAAGGCCGTGGGGACCACGAGGTCCTCCTGGAGGACGAGCTGGAGCTGGTGCGCCGCTTCCTCGGCATCGAACAGCTCCGGTTTGGCGGGCACCTGGAGGTCCACCTGTCGCCCGGGCCCGACACGCTCAAGGCCCGCGTGCCCGCGCTCATCCTCCAGCCGTTGGTGGAGAACGCCATCAAGCACGGCATCGCGCGGAAGACCGCCCGGGGCCAGCTCCAGGTGAGCACCGCGCGACAGGGAAACCGGCTGCTGCTCGAGGTGCGGGACGACGGGCCCGGCCTGCGGGCGGGCGGCGCCGGAGGCACGGGCATCGGCGTGGCCAACACGCGCGCCCGCATCCGGCAGCTCTACGGCGAGCCCTACGGGCTGACACTGGAGGATCTGCCCGGGGGCGGCGTGCTCGCGAAGGTGGAGCTGCCCTTCGTGGAGACAAAGACAGACATGGTACGGGGGACTCGTGGTTGA
- a CDS encoding glutathione S-transferase family protein → MSLALYGHSFSSYTQKVLIALYENGTPFELRGIGPETPQHSAEWLRRWPLRKFPLLVDGERNVVETSIIIEYLQLVHPGPVRLIPSDPMAALDVRFLDRFFDLHVMSAVQHAVGGALTGDPAKRQDGLAFATEKLELAYHWLEGHLSERTWAAGAEFTLADCAAAPSLFYADWTHRIAETFPMLRAYRARLLARPSFARAVEEARWFRPNFPLGAPERD, encoded by the coding sequence GTGTCGCTCGCGCTCTACGGTCATTCCTTCTCCTCGTACACGCAGAAGGTGCTCATCGCGCTGTACGAGAACGGCACGCCCTTCGAGCTCCGCGGCATCGGACCGGAGACGCCGCAGCACTCAGCCGAATGGCTGCGGCGCTGGCCGCTGCGCAAGTTCCCGCTCCTGGTGGACGGGGAGCGCAACGTCGTCGAGACCAGCATCATCATCGAGTACCTGCAGCTCGTGCATCCCGGGCCGGTGCGCCTGATTCCCTCGGACCCGATGGCCGCGCTGGACGTGCGCTTCCTGGACCGCTTCTTCGACCTGCACGTCATGAGCGCGGTGCAGCACGCGGTAGGGGGTGCGCTGACGGGCGATCCGGCGAAGCGCCAGGACGGTCTGGCATTCGCCACCGAGAAGCTGGAGCTCGCCTACCACTGGCTTGAAGGGCATCTCTCGGAGAGGACCTGGGCAGCGGGCGCGGAGTTCACGCTGGCGGACTGCGCGGCCGCGCCGTCGCTGTTCTACGCGGACTGGACGCACCGGATCGCCGAGACCTTCCCCATGCTGCGCGCCTACCGCGCGCGGTTGCTTGCCCGCCCGTCCTTCGCCCGAGCGGTGGAGGAGGCGCGGTGGTTCCGGCCCAACTTCCCCCTGGGAGCGCCGGAGCGGGACTGA
- a CDS encoding SDR family NAD(P)-dependent oxidoreductase, producing MADWALITGASRGIGRATAERFHREGWRVMNVSRNPCTVPDVVNVEVDLSAPGWEAELAPALRDGPGAGQGRLCVVHNAAAYEHDDALTMDADHLRRVLEINIVAPLVLNRVVRPLLTEGSSLLYVGSTLAEKAVKGVASYVTTKHALVGMMRATCQDLAGTRIHTACVCPGFTNTEMLRDHLGSDAAARAMVEGKTTFGRLIAPEEIADVLFTCAITPVLNGALLHANLGQVEI from the coding sequence ATGGCTGACTGGGCCCTCATCACCGGCGCCAGCCGGGGCATCGGACGGGCGACGGCGGAGCGCTTCCACCGGGAGGGCTGGCGCGTGATGAACGTGTCGCGCAACCCGTGCACGGTGCCGGACGTCGTGAACGTGGAGGTGGACCTCTCTGCCCCGGGGTGGGAGGCGGAGCTGGCCCCCGCGCTGCGTGACGGCCCCGGCGCGGGGCAGGGCCGCCTGTGCGTCGTGCACAACGCCGCCGCCTATGAACACGACGACGCGTTGACGATGGACGCGGACCACCTGCGGCGCGTGCTGGAGATCAACATCGTCGCCCCCCTGGTGCTCAACCGGGTGGTCCGGCCCCTGCTCACGGAGGGCTCCTCACTGCTCTACGTGGGGTCCACGTTGGCGGAGAAGGCCGTGAAGGGCGTGGCGTCCTACGTGACGACGAAGCATGCGCTCGTGGGCATGATGCGCGCCACCTGCCAGGACCTGGCCGGGACGCGGATCCACACCGCCTGCGTCTGTCCCGGGTTCACGAACACGGAGATGCTCCGGGATCACCTGGGGTCGGACGCCGCGGCGCGCGCGATGGTGGAGGGGAAGACGACGTTCGGGCGGCTCATCGCACCCGAGGAGATCGCGGACGTCCTCTTCACCTGTGCCATCACCCCCGTCCTGAATGGCGCGCTCCTCCACGCCAACCTGGGACAGGTGGAGATCTGA